In Ureibacillus thermophilus, the genomic stretch AAGATCTTCTGATGATGAGTAGCACGAATGATGACTAAAATGAAAAGGTGGTGAAATACCAGTGGCAAGAAGTTTGCGCGATATTAAAAATCGAATCAACTCAACGCGTAAAACAGGGCACATTACAAAAGCGATGCAAATGGTGTCTGCTGCGAAACGGACAAAAGCGGAAGAAAACGCCAAAGCTTACGTTCCTTACATGGACAAAGTACAGGACGTGGTTGCATCCATCGCTAGCGGCTCATCTGATGTCACACATCCAATGCTAGTCGCACGCCCTGTGAAGAAGACGGGTTATATCATTATCGGTTCTGACCGCGGTTTAGCTGGACCATATAACTCAAACGTGATTCGTGAATTGGCACGTGTAGTCGAAGAACGTCATAAATCCAATGACGAGTTTGTGATTTTCACAATTGGTCGTGTACCTACAGAATACTTTAAAAAACGTGGGTATAACGTAATTGATAGCGTTGTCGGCCTTCCTGACCAACCATCATTCTCCCAAATTAAACAAATCGCTCGTAAAGCTGTTGGTATGTTCGCTGATGGTACATATGATGAACTTTATATGTACTACAACCACTATGTGAGCGTCATTTCACAAGTCGTAACAGAGAAAAAAGTATTGCCGATTACGGATTTAGCACCAGCAACTGAAGGGCTTCAAGCAACTTATGAGTTCGAACCAAATCCGGAAGCTATTTTGGAAGTTCTCTTGCCTCAATATGCTGAAAGCTTAATTTACGGTGCGTTGCTTGATGCGAAAGCAAGTGAACATGCGGCTCGTATGACAGCTATGAAAACGGCGACAGATAATGCGAATGAACTTGTTAAAACACTTACACTCGAATACAACCGTGCTCGTCAAGCATCAATCACTCAAGAAATTACAGAAATTGTCAGCGGAGCAGAAGCCATCCAATAGGCTAGCTCCTTGTTACGTATAAATGTACGATAGGAGGGTACACAGGAATGAACAAAGGACATGTTGTTCAGGTAATGGGTCCGGTTGTAGACGTACGATTCCCAAACGGCCAATTACCAAATATCTACGATGCTCTAAAAGTTAACATCAATCGTCCTGGTGAAGATACTGTTACTTTGACATTAGAAGTAGCATTACACCTTGGTGACGACACTGTCCGTACAATTGCCATGGCCTCAACAGACGGTCTTCAACGTGGCGCGGAAGTAACAAATACAGGTGCACCTATCTCTGTTCCTGTTGGTGAAGTAACACTTGGACGTGTATTTAACGTTTTAGGTGAACCAATTGACGAAAAAGATGATATCTCAGCGGAAGCTCGCCGTGATCCAATTCACCGTGAAGCACCTAAATTTGAAGAACTTTCAACAAAAGTAGAAATCCTTGAAACAGGTATCAAAGTAGTTGACTTATTAGCACCTTATATCAAAGGTGGTAAAGTAGGTCTATTCGGTGGTGCCGGAGTAGGTAAAACAGTATTAATCCAAGAATTGATTCACAACATCGCCCAAGAACACGGTGGTATTTCTGTATTCGCTGGTGTAGGTGAACGTACTCGTGAAGGTAACGACTTGTACCATGAAATGAGCGATTCCGGAGTTATCAGCAAAACTGCCATGGTATTCGGACAAATGAACGAACCACCTGGTGCTCGTATGCGCGTTGCCCTAACTGGTTTGACAATGGCAGAATATTTCCGTGATGAACAAGGACAAGACGTGCTACTATTCATCGATAACATCTTCCGCTTCACACAAGCAGGTTCGGAAGTATCAGCCCTACTTGGTCGTATGCCATCAGCCGTTGGTTACCAACCAACACTTGCTACAGAAATGGGTAACTTGCAAGAACGTATCACATCTACAAACAAAGGATCTATTACGTCTATCCAAGCGATTTACGTACCAGCCGACGACTATACTGACCCGGCTCCAGCTACAACATTTGCTCACTTAGACTCTACTACAAACCTTGAACGTAAATTATCTGAGATGGGTATTTACCCAGCGGTGGACCCACTAGCATCTACTTCTCGTGCATTAGCACCTGAAATCGTTGGTGAAGAACACTATCAAGTAGCTCGCGGCGTACAACAAACATTACAACGTTACCGTGAATTGCAAGACATCATCGCGATCTTAGGTATGGATGAATTATCTGAAGAAGATAAGAAAACAGTTGAACGTGCTCGTCGTATTCAATTCTTCTTATCTCAAAACTTCCACGTTGCGGAACAATTCACTGGTCAACCAGGTTCTTATGTTCCTGTTAAAGATACAGTACGCAGCTTTAAAGAAATTCTTGAAGGTAAATATGACCATTTACCAGAAGATGCATTCCGTCTTGTGGGAAGCATTGAAGACGTAATCGAAAAAGCTAAAGCAATGGGCGTAGAGGTATAATGTTACGGACGGAGGAGGAAAAAATATGAAGACAGTTCAAGTCAATATTGTCACTCCGGACGGCCCAGTATACGATTCAGAAATCGCAATGGTCATTGCAAAAACTGTTTCTGGAGATATCGGTATCCTTCCAGGTCATATTCCTTTAGTGGCGCCGCTTCAAATTAGTGCGGTAAAACTAAAGCTTGCAGACGGTTCGCAAAAAGTAGTAGCCGTTAGCGGTGGCTTTATTGAAGTTCGTCCAGATAAAATTTCAATTCTCGCTCCTTCTGCTGAAGTGGCTGAGAACATTGATCTCGCTCGTGCTCAAGCAGCGAAGAAAAGAGCGGAAGAACGTCTTCAAAGCAAGTCCGATGATATTGATTTCAAACGGGCTGAATTAGCTTTGAAACGTGCAATCAATCGCATCAACGTTTATGAGGGCAGAGTTTAAGAAATTAGCGGGCAGTACAACTGTCCGCTTTTTCTATCATTTATAGTGGAAGGATTTTACTAGAAATGTTTTCGAAATATTTCACATAATGGAAAGTTTGTATATTTTTTATTAAAATAAAGGAGGCGCGCATTATGGATGTTTATCAAACTATGGGTGTACAAGCTGCGATCGGGATTTTTTCACATATTCTTTTTATAGTCATTGCTTTTTATGCGCTGCAGGCTGTTCGAATAGAAGTAGTTTTTAAAAAAGGGAAAACTTTTCAAATCCAGCTCATGTATATCTTGCTAAGCATTGTTTTGGGATACACAGTATCAAATTTCTTTCTAGATTTTACAGGTTTATCTCAACGATTGCCGTATATCTTTTCAAAGTAGTTCATCGTTCTTAGGTTATGTCCATTAGCAGCAAAGAAGAATTTGTACATCACCTCAATAGTTATATGGTTTGTAAGGGCAAATGACAAATTTAGTTTCTTTTGTCGTTACAACACATATATCTTGTTATTTCCTGGGCAATCCTGTAGATATTTGCAACAATAAAGACATTGAAATATGAAAAAGTTAGTAATTTTAGACGTTTCTTTACAATTCACCATAATTCCCCATTCTGCGTAATATATAATTGTAGATGAATGTTGAAAAATATTTGAAATTAGTATTTTTAGTCACTTGTAAATTTGAGGTTAAAGCATTACTATTGATATGGTTTGCTTTTTTAGTGGCTAATTGCTGAAGACATCTTTGGATAATGGATTCGGAGGGACGATTTGTGGAGAAGATGATTGTTACAGGAGGCCGAAGATTACAAGGAAAAGTTAAAATAGAAGGGGCTAAAAATGCTGTATTACCTATTTTAACTGCTTCTTTGTTAGCTTCTAAGAATGCCAGTATAATAAAAGACGTCCCAAATTTAGCGGATGTTCATACAATAAATGCAGTATTAAAAAGTTTAAATACGGAAGTACAATATGACGTTGAAAATAAGGAAATTCGTATAAATGCGGAAAAACCTTTATTGAGTGAAGCACCCTTTGATTATGTCAGTAAAATGCGCGCCTCCATTTTAGTAATGGGATCGCTGCTGGCACGCAATGGTTATGCACGTGTTGCAATGCCGGGTGGTTGTGCAATTGGTTCTCGGCCAATTGAGCTGCATTTAAAAGGTTTTGAAGCAATGGGCGCAAAAATTTCCACTGGCCATGGATATGTGGAAGCAAAAGTCCAAGACCGTTTAAAGGGAGCAAACATCTATTTAGATTTTCCAAGCGTTGGCGCAACAGAAAATATTATGACAGCTGCAGCGCTTGCAGAAGGAACGACAGTCATTGAAAATGCAGCAAAAGAGCCGGAAATTGTAGATTTGGCGAATTTCATTAATAAAATGGGCGGTCGTGTCACGGGGGCAGGAACGGACACAATCCGCATTGATGGTGTAAAAGAATTGCATGGTGCCACACATCATGTCATACCCGACCGGATTGAAGCAGGGACATTTATGGTCGCAGCAGCAATTACACGCGGAGATGTTTTAATCGAAAATGTGATTCCGGAACATTTGACGGCATTAATGGCAAAAATGCGTGAAATGGGCGTGGAAATTACGGAAGAAGGAAATGGAATTCGAGTTCGTGCAAACGATCCATTGAAAGCTGTTGATGTGAAAACGATGCCATATCCAGGTTTCCCTACAGATATGCAGGCGCAAATGATGGCATTGATGTTGACGGCACAAGGAACGAGTATTATTACAGAAACGGTATTTGAAAATCGGTTTATGCATGCGGAAGAGTTCCGCCGCATGAATGCAGCATTGAAAATTGAAGGCCGTTCAGCGTTTGTGGAAGGACCTGTGAAATTGCAAGGTGCAGAAGTGGCAGCAACCGATTTGCGAGCAGCAGCAGCGTTAATTTTGGCTGGCTTAGCAACTGAAGGGGTCACTCGTGTAACGAAATTGCATCATCTAGATCGGGGATACGTAGACTTTGAGAAGAAATTGCGTGCACTTGGGGCGAATATTGAACGTGTTTCTAGCGATGAGGAAGTAGTTTCAGAGAAATTGAATGTTGCTAAAGAAACTACATTGAACGTGTAATAAGAGGAAATCTTGGCAACTTGATTTTTCATCAAAGTGGAATTGCTCTATTTTCTACTGTACCATATGATAGGTGCGTTTGAATTATTCATTCACAAAACGACAAAATCTTGCTTTCAGGGTTTTGTCGTTTTTTTGTGTAAGAAGAGATGGATTTAGGATCGGATGAAGGGGAAAATCGCCAACTTCGAGGATCTAATCACCAAGGCGAAAAAATTGAGATCCTCAAGCATCGATAATCGCCAGAGAGAAAGAAATAATCGCCAAAACTAGAAACATTATCGCCAGAGCCAAAAAACGCCTTCCAAGAGCATCGATAATCGCAAAGAAGCAATCATATGTGCCAATCTGAAACCTCAAAACCTCAAACTAAAAAAACGGCTCAAAAAAAGATATATTTCCCCGGTTCCAATCATAAGTAATATGTATGAAACAAATAAAAAATCACAAAAACATAGCAGCCATTTTTTCAATTACATTATTTATCTCGATTCTATTTTTCTTCCCGTTTTTCTTCAAAAATTCCGAGAAAACTTTGAAGGAAGTTTCGGGGCCATTAGTGACTATGGAAGATTGCAATATTTTCATCCGCATTACCGGCCAAGAAGATTCTATTCCTCTTGAAGAATACGTCGTTGGAGTAGTTGCCGCTGAAATGCCGGCAAGCTTTCATTTAGAAGCCTTGAAAGCTCAAGCCATTGCCGCAAGAACATACGTATTAAAATCCACCAATTATGGCCAAACGCCAATTGAACCAACTGTGTTAAGACAAGTATTTTATGATGAGGATACGCGAAAATCCAATTGGCAAGCCACCTTTGAAGAAAATGAGGGAAAAATCAGGGAAGCC encodes the following:
- the murA gene encoding UDP-N-acetylglucosamine 1-carboxyvinyltransferase, which gives rise to MEKMIVTGGRRLQGKVKIEGAKNAVLPILTASLLASKNASIIKDVPNLADVHTINAVLKSLNTEVQYDVENKEIRINAEKPLLSEAPFDYVSKMRASILVMGSLLARNGYARVAMPGGCAIGSRPIELHLKGFEAMGAKISTGHGYVEAKVQDRLKGANIYLDFPSVGATENIMTAAALAEGTTVIENAAKEPEIVDLANFINKMGGRVTGAGTDTIRIDGVKELHGATHHVIPDRIEAGTFMVAAAITRGDVLIENVIPEHLTALMAKMREMGVEITEEGNGIRVRANDPLKAVDVKTMPYPGFPTDMQAQMMALMLTAQGTSIITETVFENRFMHAEEFRRMNAALKIEGRSAFVEGPVKLQGAEVAATDLRAAAALILAGLATEGVTRVTKLHHLDRGYVDFEKKLRALGANIERVSSDEEVVSEKLNVAKETTLNV
- a CDS encoding F0F1 ATP synthase subunit epsilon, which gives rise to MKTVQVNIVTPDGPVYDSEIAMVIAKTVSGDIGILPGHIPLVAPLQISAVKLKLADGSQKVVAVSGGFIEVRPDKISILAPSAEVAENIDLARAQAAKKRAEERLQSKSDDIDFKRAELALKRAINRINVYEGRV
- the atpG gene encoding ATP synthase F1 subunit gamma — its product is MARSLRDIKNRINSTRKTGHITKAMQMVSAAKRTKAEENAKAYVPYMDKVQDVVASIASGSSDVTHPMLVARPVKKTGYIIIGSDRGLAGPYNSNVIRELARVVEERHKSNDEFVIFTIGRVPTEYFKKRGYNVIDSVVGLPDQPSFSQIKQIARKAVGMFADGTYDELYMYYNHYVSVISQVVTEKKVLPITDLAPATEGLQATYEFEPNPEAILEVLLPQYAESLIYGALLDAKASEHAARMTAMKTATDNANELVKTLTLEYNRARQASITQEITEIVSGAEAIQ
- a CDS encoding DUF1146 family protein, whose product is MDVYQTMGVQAAIGIFSHILFIVIAFYALQAVRIEVVFKKGKTFQIQLMYILLSIVLGYTVSNFFLDFTGLSQRLPYIFSK
- the atpD gene encoding F0F1 ATP synthase subunit beta, translating into MNKGHVVQVMGPVVDVRFPNGQLPNIYDALKVNINRPGEDTVTLTLEVALHLGDDTVRTIAMASTDGLQRGAEVTNTGAPISVPVGEVTLGRVFNVLGEPIDEKDDISAEARRDPIHREAPKFEELSTKVEILETGIKVVDLLAPYIKGGKVGLFGGAGVGKTVLIQELIHNIAQEHGGISVFAGVGERTREGNDLYHEMSDSGVISKTAMVFGQMNEPPGARMRVALTGLTMAEYFRDEQGQDVLLFIDNIFRFTQAGSEVSALLGRMPSAVGYQPTLATEMGNLQERITSTNKGSITSIQAIYVPADDYTDPAPATTFAHLDSTTNLERKLSEMGIYPAVDPLASTSRALAPEIVGEEHYQVARGVQQTLQRYRELQDIIAILGMDELSEEDKKTVERARRIQFFLSQNFHVAEQFTGQPGSYVPVKDTVRSFKEILEGKYDHLPEDAFRLVGSIEDVIEKAKAMGVEV